The genome window CAGCGAGGCGCGCAACTTTGCCCTGGAGCGGGTACAAAGTGCCTGGGTCTTGGTGTTGGACGCCGATGAGGAGTTGGAGCGCCGGGACATCAGCGTACTGCGGCAGGTGGTGCGCACAGAACAGGTCACCTGCTTCTTCCTCCCAGTCTTGAATCAGATGCCCGATCGCACGTTTTCGCAGCTGTACTCACGCCGGCTTTTCCGCCGCGGCATGGCCCATTACGAGGGGATCGTGCACAACCAGCTGGTGGTGCAGGGGCCCTCGGCACCTGCTCCAATTCGTATCTACCACTATGGCTACAACCTGAGTCCCGAGGAGATGGCAGCTAAGCAGGCGCGCAGCGAGCGGCTCCTTCTGCGGCAAATCGTCGAACAGCCGGATGACCCATTTCCTCGGTTCAATTTGGCCAGGATATATCGCAACCAGGGGCGCTGGCAGGAGGCAATCGAGGTGGCGCAGGAAGGCCTGCGTTTGTGCGGCACAGGCGCCAAGACCTCTACCTACTACATGCTGCTCTTCGATCTGGCCTACTGCTTCATGATGGTGGACCGGTTGTCCGAGGCCGAGGCTCTGTGCGTGCAGGGCTTGACTGAATACCCGAAAAATTTGGACCTGCGCTTCACCTTGGGAACCATCTACGCCCGGCAAAATCGCTTCCAGGAAGCGATGACCGAGTACCGGCGCTTCTTGGAAACGTTGGCACGCAGTAAGGCGGATCCGGCTTACAATTTTTCTACCCTGATTGTGGATTCCTGGAGCTTCGAGAATCGTGCCTGGCACAACATAGGCCAGTGCCTCGTTTCCATGGGAAGGTTCGCAGAGGCGGAAGAACTGTACGCAGGGCTTCTTAAGACGCAGAAGGACCAATTGTTCTTCAAGGGGTTGGCGCATTGCAAGCTCGTGCAGAAGGACTTCAAAGGGGCGAGCCAGGTGCTGGAGGAGGCTGTGGCCGCCGGGGTGCAGGATGCGTTTCTCTATTTCCAGCTCGGCGAAGTGTGGCGGGAGCTCGGAGACCCAGCGGTGGCGATGGACTACTTCTCGCGGGCTGTGTGCTTGGCACCAGACAATGTGGATATCATGAATGGGTATGGCCACGCTTTGCTTTGCAATGGTCAATACGATCAAGCCATCGAGGTGCTCGAGAAAGCGCGCTCTCAGGCCCCTAAGCACGTAGGGGTGCAGGTGGGGTTGCTGCGGGCCTTGTTGGCTGCTGGGCGCCGCAAGGAAGCCGGCGCCGTGCTGGAGCGGCTGAAAGGAGCACACATAGATGCTGCGGAGACAAACCGGGAGCTCGGCGATGCGTGCGTGCGGGTGGGTTTCTATGAGGACGCTATCTATTTCTACGAAAGGGCGCTAAAACTGGGCGCCCCGCAGGTGCAGCTTCTTAGCAACATTGCCACCTGTTATGCGCGCCTGGGCCATGAGGAGGCCGCTCTTTTGGGTTACAAGGCAGCACTGGAGCTTCAACCCGACTACGAGGTGGCCAGACGCAATTTGGCCATCCTCAAACGAGAAATGGCGAACACCGTCTCATAGGAGCCAGGAAGCATGCGAGGTGGCACGCAGCCTACCGTTTGCCTGTGCATGATCGTCAGAGATGAGGCGGAACTCCTTCCGCGCTGCCTGCAGAGCGTGCAGGGGGTTGTAGACGACATCGTCGTGGTGGACACAGGCTCGTCCGACAACACGGCGCGCATTGCCTTGGGATTTGGAGCCCGCCTCTTTCACCACCCGTGGCAGGACAGCTTCAGCGAAGCACGGAACTGGGCCCTGCGCCAGGTGACCAGTGACTGGGTGCTTGTTCTGGATGCGGACGAGGAGCTGGAGCGGGAGGATGCAGGATTGCTGCGTCGGGTAATCCAGGGAAAAGAGCACCACGCTGTGTTTACCTCCGTCCTCAACTACACACCCTATGGAAGGACTCAGCTCTATTCCCCACGGCTATTCCGCCACGGCACGGCCCACTATGAGGGGATTGTCCACAATCAACTGGTGCACAAGGGTCAAAGCATCGTGAGTAGCATTCGCATTTATCACTGCGGCTACGCCCTTTCCCCGGAAAAGATGAATGCCAAGTATGAGAGGACCACTCGCCTGTTACGCCTCCAACTCCAACAGAATCCTCAAGACCTGTTCGCCTGGTATAATCTTGTTCATATGTATCGCAACCGCAGGCAGTTCGAGTTGGCCGCGCGCACAGGGCACGAGGTTCTGGAGGACCTCTGCTTTGGAGGCAAGGAGACTCTCTTCGTAATGCTTTGTTATGATGTGGCCTGCTCGTACGTGGAGATCGGCGATCTCTCAAAGGCCGAAAGCTTCTGTCGAAGGGCCCTGAAGGTCAATCCAGAGTTCATTGACGCCCTGTTTGTCCTGGGGGTTGTGCGGATGAAAATGCGCCAGTGGGAAAAGGCCGCTCGTGCGTTTGGCTCGTTCATAGAGGTGCGCGCACGGGTGCTCGCTTCGCCTGTTCTTCACCGCTTTTGCTTGGGAACCATCGACTATGAGTTCCTTGCTTATGCCTTCCTTGGCGAATGTGTGTTGCACTTGGGGGCGGGGGAGCAGGCGCGCGACTATTTCCGGCAGGCGATGGCCCTCTTCAGGGCGTGGGAGCGGGGGTGGCCTGCGGCTATCCCTCCGCACCCGGATATCCTCATGCAGATGGGGAACATTGCGGTACGCTTAGGGCGCATCGAAGAGGCCACGGAGCTCTTTGAGAAATGTCTGGGCCAGGGGATGAAAACAGCACAGCTCCTTAACAATTTGGCGGGCTGCTACGCAAAGCTGGGGAAGGTCGAGGAAGCAGTCACAGCCTATCGAGATGCCCTGCGCCTCAATCCGCACTACGAGGAAGCACGTCGAAACGTCCAAGTCCTGCTCAAGGCCTGCGCGAAAAGAGCACAAGCTGTCGACATGCCCGTTGAAGCGTGACTCCTTTCAGGCGCCAGAGGCGACAACGTACCTGGCCGAGTGCAGAAGAAAAGTGCTCAAGTTTTGCGCAAGGCTGCCGATAAGGTATGCGGGAGGGGTTGGTCTGGTGGGATCTGAGCCCGAAGGAGGTGATGTGCGGGAGGAGGCAAAGGCAATTCCAAGTTCGCGAAGGTGCGGAGGCCAGCGATGAGCCTCCCAAGAGCAAGGAAGCAGACAGAAGGACAAGGAGGTTAGTATGGCAGAGGCAGAACTGACGCGGATCAATACCAACATTGCCGCGTTGAACATGCTGAACGCTCTGACGACCATCAACCGGAATTTGAGCGTTCACCAGCTTCGTCTTGCCACAGGCAAGCGGATCAACCAGGCGGCCGACGACGCAGCCGGTTTCACCATCGCCAGCAAGCTGAAAGTGCGAGCGGAAGGCTTGGGCGTGGCCCTGAACAACGTGGCCGACGCTAAGAACCTAGTCGCGGTGGTGGAAGGTAACCTGACCAAGATTCTGGACATCTTGGGCCAGATGAAGGCCAAAGTTACCCAGGCCGCCAACGACACGTTGGGGAGCGAAGAGCGCGCGGCCATCAACAAGGAGCTTGCCCAGCTAGCTGCGCAAATCGACGACGAGGTGGAGCAAGCCACGTGGAACGGGGTCCCTGTCCTCAGTGGCGATGACACCTCTTTTGTGTTCCAGGTCGGCCCTGCCACCTCAGACGTGCTCACCTTTGACATGAGTAGCTCCGAAGTTGGCTATACCGGCGGCTACACTGCTGCCAGCCTTGCAGTAGACCAGGGTGGCGGCGCGGTCACCATCGGCACCTCTTCGGCGTACTATGTGGCTCCTGGTGCTTACACGGTGACGGGCATTGCCTCCTCGGCTACGATCAACACGGGGAGCACTCAGCTGCTCGAGGGCTTCTATACCTTCGAGGTCAAGTCGGTCACGGGCGGCAAGGTGACCTATCGCGTGCTGGACGCCAATGGTTCGTTGCTGCAGATCTCCTCTACGAGCAACGGCACCGGTGCTCTGGCCACCTCGGCGCAGGCCACCATAACTGGCGGGGCAACCGGCACCATTGACACCGGGCGCGGCTTCAAGTTCAAACTGGGCAGTCTGGCTACGGGCGATACCGGCTCCTTCGTGTTTAAATTCGAAAAGGCCGGGAACAACGTGGACGACCACGACAATGCGGTGGCGTACATGAGCCAGATCGACGCGGCCATTACCAATGTGAACAAGGCCCTTAGTTACATTGGTGCGCGCGTCAACCGCATGACTGTCCAGGAAGAGAACCTGATGGTCGCGAAGGTGAACACCGAGGCGGCCCACAACCGCATCATGCATGCAGACCTGGCGCTGGAGCAGTTGGAGGCCTCCAAGCTGCTGATCTTGCAGCAGACGGCCACGGCGATGCTGGCGCAGGCCAACGTGGGACCGCAGGCGGTCTTGGCACTCTTCAGGTAGCGTTCTTAGACAGCAGGAGTGGGGTAGCCAATTCCGGGCTACCCCACTCCCTTATCCTTGCCCAGTGCCTTTGATGACTGACAAAAACCCTATCTAATCCTATGAACCAGAGACGTAACCCTCTCCTCAGCTACAGGGAGCAAGAAATTCTGGCCGCGCCACCTGAAAAGCTGGTGCTTCACCTTTATGATTTTATTCTCCGCTGTTGCGCGTGCCAGGACAGTGGCGGGGCAGCACGGGCATTGTCTGTGCTTATCGATGGCCTTAACTTTGATTACCCGGAGATCGCCGAAGGGCTTTTTAGACTCTACGACTACTGCCTGCGCCAAGTGAAGGCGCGACGCTTCGAGGAAACCAGGACGATTATCACCGAATTGCGCGCGGCATGGGAGAAAGCGACTGTCAGACCGGCACTGTCGCCTGAAGGAGCGATGGCATGATTTCATTGGACGCGCTGTTCAACCAAGGCTCGGCGATCGACTCCCTCATCCAGAAGTACATGGCCATTGAACGCCGACCAGTCACAGAACTGGAAAACCGTAGGTCGACCGTCAACGTTCGCGTGGCCATGTACCAGGACTTGAAAAACTACCTTCAAAGCCTCAAGGACCTTGTTGACGAGCTCGCGGACAGCAATACCAACTCCATCTTTAACGTAGTCAGGGTGGTGAGCAGTGACGCCGACCTCGTGAGTGCCACAGCCTCATCTGGCGCCGCCACGGGAACTTACCAGCTCCGCGTCCGTCAGCTGGCTACCGCGACCACCGTAAAAAGTACCGCCGCCCTGAACACTGCCCCGTCTGTGGTTAGTAGCGGACAGGTTGTACCTGGGGCGGGGAAAATCAATGTCAACAAGCACTGGAGCGAGGCAGGGTTTGCCCATACCCCTGATGGCACCGTCACGATCAATGGCAAGGTTTTTGACCTTGCAGAGTATGCCACGGTCGCGGATTTCATGGAGGCGGTGAACACAGACGCGGAGGCGTCTGCCACTATTTACTACGACACCACTCGCGATCGCTTCGTCATCGAGAGCAACGAGGTAACCAGCGACCTCGTTCTGAGTGAATCGCCCGAATCCTATGGCTTTCTCTCAGAGGTGAAGATCGCGCCGGGCACCTACTCCACTAACATGACCGGTGTGCAGTCAGATACGTATCTGTACCGCGCCAATTTTGACACGCCTGTGGGCCGGGAGGAGTCGGGGAGGTTCAAGATCAACGGCGTTACTATCTCCTGGAATGCTTCCACTGATACGCTAAACAGCATCATTTCGCGTATCAATCGCTCGGCGGCCGGCGTGACCGCCTACTACGATGACACTATCGACAGGCTGGTGCTCACGGCAAGGGAGACGGGAAGCGAGGAGATAGTCCTGGAAGACGTGGAAGGGACCTTTCTCAGCCAGACGCTAAAACTGGAGGGAGCAACGCAAGTCATCGGTCAAGATGCCCGCTTTACCATCAACAGTACCTCGGCCGATGACGAGATCACCAAGACTTCGAATACATTCACCATCAACGGCATCACATACACGCTGAGGGGTGTAACAGTCGCCAACGACGACTATGCCGATCCGGCCACCACTGCGGTGACCATCGCTGCCAGCAAAGACGCGAGCGCACTGGAGGCCAAAATCAGGGCCTTCCTCGCGAGCCTGAACACGGTGACCTCGTACATAAAGGCCAAGTCCGCGGTAGATTCATCCGGCTACACACGGGGTGCTATGGCCGGTGAGACTGTCTTCACTGGGCTCCGGATGCAGCTTCTGAGCGCATTGGTCGAACGGGTCTCAGGGTTGGAGAGTGGCAAGCCTGTGACTCTCGCAGAGATCGGGATTACGGTGAATAGCGCCCTCCAGGCTTCCCTCAGCGAGCCAAGCAAGCTTCGTTTTTGGTTGGAGGAAGACCCTTCGGCGGTGGAGGCCTTGTTCAACTCGACCAATGGCGTGGCCGCAAGAATGGCCGCCTTACTGGAAGCATTCACCGACTCGAACGGAATTGTAAACAGGCAGCAAAACTCTCTCCGGGACGAGATAAAGCGAATTGACGCACGCATTGCACGGCTGAACGAGCAACTTGAGCGCCGGGAAGAGTACTATCGCAAGCAACTGGCTTCGATGCAAGAAGCATTATATGCCTTGGTCCAGCAGCAGAACTCTCTCTCGAGTTTCCTGAGCGGTTTCTACTCAAGATAGTCGTGCAGGTCCACCAGTTTGTGTAGGGGAAGGCAAGAAAGGGTACAGAGGGTCTGCATGGAAATTCAAGAGGCAGAGGCGTTGCACGGGAGCCACGCACTAGTGCAGAGTGTGGGGCGGAGGGACCCCTCCACAGGCGCTGAAACGCATCCGCCTTCAAAGACGGAGGGTGCGCAGGCTATGGGGGTTAACCAGGAGATGGCCGCGGAGGTGGCCGCGCAGGTTGCTCACGCCCTCAATGAGTTCGTCAGCGCCGTCAACGTAGGGATAGCTTTCCTGGTTGACCAGGCCACCGGCAGGACAGTCATCAAGGTGATTGACCGGGAGACTAACGAAATAATTCGCCAGGTTCCTCCGGAGGAGATGCTTCGCCTCGTGGCGCGCATGAATCACGTCCTCGGCGTGCTGCTCAATCATCAGGCATGAAAGCCCGTGGTGCGGTGACCCCAAACGCAGCAGAGATGGAACTCGAAAGACTGCTGGCAGTGAGCTTGCGCGCGCTGGAACAGGTGGCAGATTGTGATGCGCGGCTCGAGGAGTGCATACAAAACAGGCAGGGCTCGGCGCTGCAGGGATTGCTTGCGGAGCGCCAGCGCGTGGTAGCCCACCTTCTTCGCCTGGGGGAAAAGCTGCGGGGTATGGACAAGGCCGCCACAATTAGCACCCGGCGCGTGCACTACCTCCGGCACAAGGTGCAGCAGGCGGCACAAGTAGCCGTGTGCCGAAATCGAGCCTACGTGGCCAGATTGCGGGAGGAGATATCCCTTTTCCAAAGAGAGCTGAACTCTCTTCAGAATGATGGGACATTGCTCAAGCGGTACTTTGGTCCGACGCAGAGCCAGGCTGAATTCAACGGCTAAAACCGGAAGGACTATCGCATGACCGTAGGGGAAGTCAACAACACACCGGACGCAGGGCGCCCAAAGACACGCCAATTAGAGACCGATAAGCAAAGGCCGGGCCCCAGGTCCTTGGACGCTGACAGAAGCATCGAAAAGCCGGACCGGCTGGAAATCTCCGGTGAGGCGCGTACGCTCTCGGTAGGCGATAACCAAAAGGTGCGATCTGCCGAGCACCCGGAGGTTGAGGCCTCCAACGTTGGATTCTGGGCACGTCTTCTCGGTGAACTGGAAGGCGATAATGAACCGGCCGAGGACCGCCTGGAAGTAATACGACAGAGACTCCGGGAAGCCCATTACGAGCGTCCCGAGGTCTTGCAGGAGACAGCTCGCCGGCTTATCGAGGCGATATTTGGACGGCGATAAAGGCCACAAGTTGTGCGCTTTTGTTGAGAAGCGCCCGGAAGTCCTTTTAGCCCAAGGTCATATCCCCAAGTGAGGTACTAGGAAGGCCCATGGACGAAGTGCTGGCAGTGCGCGACCACCTCTACGAGCGGTCTGGGATCTACCTCCCAGATGGGCGGCGTTACCTGTTTGAGAGCCAATTCCTCTCGCGCATGGAGTCGACTAGGCTCTCCAGCCTTGCCGAGTACCTACTCTACCTCAAGAAACAGCCTCATGCCGGGGAGCTGAGCAATCTGCTGAATGAGCTCAATCTGGGTGCATTGAGCTTTTTTGCCGACCCTGTCCGTTTCAAAGCTTTGAGCGCAGTGTTTATCCCCGAGATCGTGCGGCGGAGCGAGGGCGCGACCAAGGAGCTTATCATCTGGCTGGCCGGGTGTGGTACTGGCGAAGAGGCGTACGCGGCGGCTATGGTTTTGCACCAATTGCAGAGCACGTTGTTGAAAGGGTGGCGCTGCCTGGTATGGGGCACAGATCGAAGCAA of candidate division KSB1 bacterium contains these proteins:
- a CDS encoding tetratricopeptide repeat protein, with translation MKRKTTVALCAIVKNEERFLPKCLASVQGAVDELVIVDTGSTDRTVEIAQSFGATVYHHPWQDSFSEARNFALERVQSAWVLVLDADEELERRDISVLRQVVRTEQVTCFFLPVLNQMPDRTFSQLYSRRLFRRGMAHYEGIVHNQLVVQGPSAPAPIRIYHYGYNLSPEEMAAKQARSERLLLRQIVEQPDDPFPRFNLARIYRNQGRWQEAIEVAQEGLRLCGTGAKTSTYYMLLFDLAYCFMMVDRLSEAEALCVQGLTEYPKNLDLRFTLGTIYARQNRFQEAMTEYRRFLETLARSKADPAYNFSTLIVDSWSFENRAWHNIGQCLVSMGRFAEAEELYAGLLKTQKDQLFFKGLAHCKLVQKDFKGASQVLEEAVAAGVQDAFLYFQLGEVWRELGDPAVAMDYFSRAVCLAPDNVDIMNGYGHALLCNGQYDQAIEVLEKARSQAPKHVGVQVGLLRALLAAGRRKEAGAVLERLKGAHIDAAETNRELGDACVRVGFYEDAIYFYERALKLGAPQVQLLSNIATCYARLGHEEAALLGYKAALELQPDYEVARRNLAILKREMANTVS
- a CDS encoding tetratricopeptide repeat protein — its product is MRGGTQPTVCLCMIVRDEAELLPRCLQSVQGVVDDIVVVDTGSSDNTARIALGFGARLFHHPWQDSFSEARNWALRQVTSDWVLVLDADEELEREDAGLLRRVIQGKEHHAVFTSVLNYTPYGRTQLYSPRLFRHGTAHYEGIVHNQLVHKGQSIVSSIRIYHCGYALSPEKMNAKYERTTRLLRLQLQQNPQDLFAWYNLVHMYRNRRQFELAARTGHEVLEDLCFGGKETLFVMLCYDVACSYVEIGDLSKAESFCRRALKVNPEFIDALFVLGVVRMKMRQWEKAARAFGSFIEVRARVLASPVLHRFCLGTIDYEFLAYAFLGECVLHLGAGEQARDYFRQAMALFRAWERGWPAAIPPHPDILMQMGNIAVRLGRIEEATELFEKCLGQGMKTAQLLNNLAGCYAKLGKVEEAVTAYRDALRLNPHYEEARRNVQVLLKACAKRAQAVDMPVEA
- a CDS encoding flagellin, which gives rise to MAEAELTRINTNIAALNMLNALTTINRNLSVHQLRLATGKRINQAADDAAGFTIASKLKVRAEGLGVALNNVADAKNLVAVVEGNLTKILDILGQMKAKVTQAANDTLGSEERAAINKELAQLAAQIDDEVEQATWNGVPVLSGDDTSFVFQVGPATSDVLTFDMSSSEVGYTGGYTAASLAVDQGGGAVTIGTSSAYYVAPGAYTVTGIASSATINTGSTQLLEGFYTFEVKSVTGGKVTYRVLDANGSLLQISSTSNGTGALATSAQATITGGATGTIDTGRGFKFKLGSLATGDTGSFVFKFEKAGNNVDDHDNAVAYMSQIDAAITNVNKALSYIGARVNRMTVQEENLMVAKVNTEAAHNRIMHADLALEQLEASKLLILQQTATAMLAQANVGPQAVLALFR
- a CDS encoding flagellar protein FliS, producing MNQRRNPLLSYREQEILAAPPEKLVLHLYDFILRCCACQDSGGAARALSVLIDGLNFDYPEIAEGLFRLYDYCLRQVKARRFEETRTIITELRAAWEKATVRPALSPEGAMA
- the fliD gene encoding flagellar filament capping protein FliD codes for the protein MISLDALFNQGSAIDSLIQKYMAIERRPVTELENRRSTVNVRVAMYQDLKNYLQSLKDLVDELADSNTNSIFNVVRVVSSDADLVSATASSGAATGTYQLRVRQLATATTVKSTAALNTAPSVVSSGQVVPGAGKINVNKHWSEAGFAHTPDGTVTINGKVFDLAEYATVADFMEAVNTDAEASATIYYDTTRDRFVIESNEVTSDLVLSESPESYGFLSEVKIAPGTYSTNMTGVQSDTYLYRANFDTPVGREESGRFKINGVTISWNASTDTLNSIISRINRSAAGVTAYYDDTIDRLVLTARETGSEEIVLEDVEGTFLSQTLKLEGATQVIGQDARFTINSTSADDEITKTSNTFTINGITYTLRGVTVANDDYADPATTAVTIAASKDASALEAKIRAFLASLNTVTSYIKAKSAVDSSGYTRGAMAGETVFTGLRMQLLSALVERVSGLESGKPVTLAEIGITVNSALQASLSEPSKLRFWLEEDPSAVEALFNSTNGVAARMAALLEAFTDSNGIVNRQQNSLRDEIKRIDARIARLNEQLERREEYYRKQLASMQEALYALVQQQNSLSSFLSGFYSR
- a CDS encoding flagellar protein FlaG, whose amino-acid sequence is MEIQEAEALHGSHALVQSVGRRDPSTGAETHPPSKTEGAQAMGVNQEMAAEVAAQVAHALNEFVSAVNVGIAFLVDQATGRTVIKVIDRETNEIIRQVPPEEMLRLVARMNHVLGVLLNHQA